One part of the Perognathus longimembris pacificus isolate PPM17 chromosome 10, ASM2315922v1, whole genome shotgun sequence genome encodes these proteins:
- the Spcs1 gene encoding signal peptidase complex subunit 1 produces the protein MAQGEATGYPRPSETSASGAAAVARRGWSAQPVDSRCSARTVAVPRCLPPLSRRPPSPLTMLEHLSALPTQMDYKGQKLAEQMFQGIILFSAIVGFIYGYVAEQFGWTVYIVMAGFAFSCLLTLPPWPIYRRHPLKWLPVQDSGTEDKKTGDRKIKRHAKNN, from the exons ATGGCGCAGGGCGAGGCCACGGGTTATCCCCGCCCTTCCGAGACATCCGCTTCCGGGGCCGCGGCAGTTGCACGTAGGGGCTGGTCCGCCCAGCCAGTCGACTCTAGGTGTTCGGCTCGGACCGTTGCAGTTCCTCGCTGTCTGCCGCCCTTGTCTCGCCGCCCGCCTTCTCCGCTAACCATGCTGGAACACCTCAGCGCGCTCCCCACACAGATG GATTACAAGGGGCAGAAGCTAGCTGAACAGATGTTTCAAggaattattcttttttctgCA ATAGTTGGATTTATCTATGGGTACGTGGCTGAACAGTTCGGGTGGACAGTCTATATAGTTATGGCCGGATTTGCTTTTTCGTGTTTG CTAACACTTCCTCCATGGCCCATCTATCGACGACATCCCCTCAAGTGGTTACCTGTTCAAGACTCAGGAACAGAAGACAAGAAAACCGGGGATAGAAAAATTAAGAGGCATGCTAAAAATAATTGA
- the Glt8d1 gene encoding glycosyltransferase 8 domain-containing protein 1 isoform X1, translating to MSFRKVNIVILILAVVLFLLVLHHNFLSLSSLLRNEVSDSGILGLQPIAFVPNAPRHLVDRRGEEIPVVIAASEDRLGGAIAAINSIQFNTHSNVIFYIVTLNSTADHLRSWLNSASLRNIKYKIVNFDTKLLEGKVKEDPDQGESMKPLNFARFYLPILVPSAKKAIYMDDDVIVQGDILALYNTPLKPGHAAAFSDDCDSTSTKVLIRGAGNQYNYIGYLDYRKERIRKLSMKASTCSFNPGVFVANLTEWKRQNITSQLEKWMKLNVEEGLYRTLAGSITTPPLLIVFYQQHSTIDPMWNVRHLGSSAGKRYSPQFVKAAKLLHWNGHFKPWGRTASYIDIWEKWYIPDPTGKFSLIRRHTEMSNIK from the exons atgtCATTCCGTAAAG TAAACATCGTCATCTTGATCTTGGCTGTTGTTCTCTTCTTACTGGTTTTGCATCATAACTTCCTCAGCCTGAGCAGTCTGCTAAGGAATGAGGTTTCAG ATTCAGGAATTCTGGGGCTCCAGCCTATTGCCTTTGTCCCAAATGCTCCTAGACATCTAgtagacaggagaggagaggagattcCTGTGGTCATTGCAGCATCTGAGGACAGGCTTGGCGGGGCCATTGCAGCCATAAACAGCATTCAGTTCAACACTCACTCCAACGTGATTTTCTACATTGTTACCCTCAACAGCACAGCAGACCATCTGCG GTCTTGGCTCAACAGTGCTTCCCTGAGAAACATAAAGTACAAAATTGTGAATTTTGACACTAAACTTCTGGAAGGGAAAGTAAAGGAGGATCCTGACCAGGGGGAATCCATGAAACCA ttAAACTTTGCAAGATTCTACTTGCCAATCCTGGTACCCAGTGCAAAGAAGGCCATATACATGGATGATGATGTGATTGTGCAAG GTGATATTCTTGCCCTGTACAATACTCCGCTGAAGCCAGGACATGCTGCTGCATTTTCAGATGATTGTGATTCAACTTCCACTAAAGTTCTCATCCGTGGAGCAGGGAACCAG TACAATTACATTGGCTATCTTGACtatagaaaggaaagaattcGTAAGCTTTCCATGAAAGCCAGCACATGTTCCTTTAATCCTGGAGTTTTTGTTGCAAACCTGACAGAATGGAAGAGACAGAATATAACTAGCCAGCTGGAAAAATGGATGAAGCTCAATGTAGA AGAGGGACTCTACAGAACACTGGCTGGCAGCATTACAACACCTCCTCTGCTTATTGTATTTTATCAACAGCATTCCACAATTGACCCCATGTGGAATGTCCGCCATCTGG GTTCCAGTGCTGGAAAACGGTATTCACCCCAGTTTGTAAAGGCTGCCAAGTTACTCCATTGGAATGGACACTTTAAGCCATGGGGAAGAACTGCTTCATATATTGACATATGGGAAAAATGGTATATTCCAGATCCAACAGGCAAATTCAGCCTGATCCGAAGACATACAGAGATGtcaaatataaagtaa
- the Glt8d1 gene encoding glycosyltransferase 8 domain-containing protein 1 isoform X2, with protein MSFRKDSGILGLQPIAFVPNAPRHLVDRRGEEIPVVIAASEDRLGGAIAAINSIQFNTHSNVIFYIVTLNSTADHLRSWLNSASLRNIKYKIVNFDTKLLEGKVKEDPDQGESMKPLNFARFYLPILVPSAKKAIYMDDDVIVQGDILALYNTPLKPGHAAAFSDDCDSTSTKVLIRGAGNQYNYIGYLDYRKERIRKLSMKASTCSFNPGVFVANLTEWKRQNITSQLEKWMKLNVEEGLYRTLAGSITTPPLLIVFYQQHSTIDPMWNVRHLGSSAGKRYSPQFVKAAKLLHWNGHFKPWGRTASYIDIWEKWYIPDPTGKFSLIRRHTEMSNIK; from the exons atgtCATTCCGTAAAG ATTCAGGAATTCTGGGGCTCCAGCCTATTGCCTTTGTCCCAAATGCTCCTAGACATCTAgtagacaggagaggagaggagattcCTGTGGTCATTGCAGCATCTGAGGACAGGCTTGGCGGGGCCATTGCAGCCATAAACAGCATTCAGTTCAACACTCACTCCAACGTGATTTTCTACATTGTTACCCTCAACAGCACAGCAGACCATCTGCG GTCTTGGCTCAACAGTGCTTCCCTGAGAAACATAAAGTACAAAATTGTGAATTTTGACACTAAACTTCTGGAAGGGAAAGTAAAGGAGGATCCTGACCAGGGGGAATCCATGAAACCA ttAAACTTTGCAAGATTCTACTTGCCAATCCTGGTACCCAGTGCAAAGAAGGCCATATACATGGATGATGATGTGATTGTGCAAG GTGATATTCTTGCCCTGTACAATACTCCGCTGAAGCCAGGACATGCTGCTGCATTTTCAGATGATTGTGATTCAACTTCCACTAAAGTTCTCATCCGTGGAGCAGGGAACCAG TACAATTACATTGGCTATCTTGACtatagaaaggaaagaattcGTAAGCTTTCCATGAAAGCCAGCACATGTTCCTTTAATCCTGGAGTTTTTGTTGCAAACCTGACAGAATGGAAGAGACAGAATATAACTAGCCAGCTGGAAAAATGGATGAAGCTCAATGTAGA AGAGGGACTCTACAGAACACTGGCTGGCAGCATTACAACACCTCCTCTGCTTATTGTATTTTATCAACAGCATTCCACAATTGACCCCATGTGGAATGTCCGCCATCTGG GTTCCAGTGCTGGAAAACGGTATTCACCCCAGTTTGTAAAGGCTGCCAAGTTACTCCATTGGAATGGACACTTTAAGCCATGGGGAAGAACTGCTTCATATATTGACATATGGGAAAAATGGTATATTCCAGATCCAACAGGCAAATTCAGCCTGATCCGAAGACATACAGAGATGtcaaatataaagtaa
- the Glt8d1 gene encoding glycosyltransferase 8 domain-containing protein 1 isoform X3: MSFRKVNIVILILAVVLFLLVLHHNFLSLSSLLRNEVSDSGILGLQPIAFVPNAPRHLVDRRGEEIPVVIAASEDRLGGAIAAINSIQFNTHSNVIFYIVTLNSTADHLRSWLNSASLRNIKYKIVNFDTKLLEGKVKEDPDQGESMKPLNFARFYLPILVPSAKKAIYMDDDVIVQGDILALYNTPLKPGHAAAFSDDCDSTSTKVLIRGAGNQYNYIGYLDYRKERIRKLSMKASTCSFNPGVFVANLTEWKRQNITSQLEKWMKLNVEGTLQNTGWQHYNTSSAYCILSTAFHN, encoded by the exons atgtCATTCCGTAAAG TAAACATCGTCATCTTGATCTTGGCTGTTGTTCTCTTCTTACTGGTTTTGCATCATAACTTCCTCAGCCTGAGCAGTCTGCTAAGGAATGAGGTTTCAG ATTCAGGAATTCTGGGGCTCCAGCCTATTGCCTTTGTCCCAAATGCTCCTAGACATCTAgtagacaggagaggagaggagattcCTGTGGTCATTGCAGCATCTGAGGACAGGCTTGGCGGGGCCATTGCAGCCATAAACAGCATTCAGTTCAACACTCACTCCAACGTGATTTTCTACATTGTTACCCTCAACAGCACAGCAGACCATCTGCG GTCTTGGCTCAACAGTGCTTCCCTGAGAAACATAAAGTACAAAATTGTGAATTTTGACACTAAACTTCTGGAAGGGAAAGTAAAGGAGGATCCTGACCAGGGGGAATCCATGAAACCA ttAAACTTTGCAAGATTCTACTTGCCAATCCTGGTACCCAGTGCAAAGAAGGCCATATACATGGATGATGATGTGATTGTGCAAG GTGATATTCTTGCCCTGTACAATACTCCGCTGAAGCCAGGACATGCTGCTGCATTTTCAGATGATTGTGATTCAACTTCCACTAAAGTTCTCATCCGTGGAGCAGGGAACCAG TACAATTACATTGGCTATCTTGACtatagaaaggaaagaattcGTAAGCTTTCCATGAAAGCCAGCACATGTTCCTTTAATCCTGGAGTTTTTGTTGCAAACCTGACAGAATGGAAGAGACAGAATATAACTAGCCAGCTGGAAAAATGGATGAAGCTCAATGTAGA AGGGACTCTACAGAACACTGGCTGGCAGCATTACAACACCTCCTCTGCTTATTGTATTTTATCAACAGCATTCCACAATTGA